One Saimiri boliviensis isolate mSaiBol1 chromosome 17, mSaiBol1.pri, whole genome shotgun sequence genomic window carries:
- the CYB561 gene encoding transmembrane ascorbate-dependent reductase CYB561, whose translation MEGRATASTPAALPYYVAFSQLLGLTLVAMTGAWLGLYRGGIAWESHLQFNVHPLCMAIGLIFLQGDALLVYRVFRNEAKRTTKVLHGLLHVFALIIALVGLVAVFDYHRKKGYADLYSLHSWCGILVFVLYFVQWLVGFSFFLFPGVSFSLRSRYRASHIFFGATIFLLSVGTALLGLKEALLFKLGAKYSLFEPEGVLGNVLGLLLACFGGVVLYILTRPDWKRPPQAEEQALSMDFKTLTEGDSPGSQ comes from the exons ATGGAGGGCAGGGCCACAGCGTCCACCCCTGCAGCGCTGCCTTACTACGTGGCCTTCTCCCAGCTGCTGGGCCTGACCTTGGTGGCCATGACTGGCGCTTGGCTTGGTCTGTACCGAGGTGGCATTGCCTGGGAGAGCCACCTGCAGTTCAACGTGCACCCGCTCTGCATGGCCATAGGCCTGATCTTCCTGCAGGGAGATG CCCTGCTGGTTTACCGTGTCTTCAGGAATGAAGCCAAACGCACCACCAAGGTCCTGCACGGGCTGCTGCATGTCTTTGCGCTCATCATCGCCCTGGTTG GCTTGGTGGCGGTGTTCGACTACCACAGGAAGAAGGGCTACGCTGACCTGTACAGCCTGCATAGCTGGTGCGGGATCCTCGTGTTTGTCCTGTACTTCGTGCAG TGGCTGGTGGGCTtcagcttcttcctcttccctggaGTCTCGTTTTCCCTGCGGAGCCGCTACCGCGCGTCACACATCTTCTTTGGCGCCACCATCTTCCTCCTCTCCGTGGGCACCGCGCTGCTGGGCCTGAAGGAGGCCCTGCTGTTCAAGCTCGG GGCCAAGTACAGCTTGTTTGAGCCCGAGGGCGTCCTGGGCAACGTGCTGGGCCTGCTGCTGGCCTGCTTCGGGGGTGTGGTGCTCTACATCTTGACCCGGCCGGACTGGAAGCGGCCCCCCCAGGCGGAGGAGCAGGCCCTCTCCATGGACTTCAAGACGCTGACGGAGGGAGACAGCCCCGGCTCCCAGTGA